The genomic interval GTTTTCTATTTGGAAACTCTTAAGGAATAAAACCGTGTTTTCTATGTCATTATGTAAGATTCGATCTTCTTTTACTAAAGGCACAACTTCTCTATAGCTGTTAACAAACATTTCGATAAAATTACTTGATTTTAGTGGCTCTCTATACGCAATTGCTTGTGAAGCATTCAACAATTCAATTGCTAAAATACGTTCTAAATTGTCTAAAATTCGTAAGGCTTTTGTTGCTCCGTTTGCTCCCATACTCACATGATCTTCCTGACCGTTGCTAGAAACGATACTATCTATACTTGATGGTGTTGCCAATTGCTTGTTCTGGCTCGCAATACTTGCTGCGGTGTATTGCGGAATCATAAATCCTGAATTTAATCCTGGATTATCTACCAAAAATGCAGGAAGATTACGCAAACCTGAAATTAATTGATACGTTCTTCTTTCAGAAATACTTCCTAATTCTGCTAAAGCAATCGCCATAAAGTCTAAAGCCAAAGCTAAAGGCTGTCCGTGGAAATTTCCACCAGAAATAATCTGATCTGCCTCTATAAATATATTAGGATTATCAGTTACCGAATTAATTTCGGTTTTGAATACTTTTCTAACGTAATCAATTGCATCTTTTGAAGCTCCGTGAACTTGAGGCATACAACGGAAAGAATACGGATCTTGAACGTGTTTCTTTTCTTGAGCAATAATTTCACTTCCGTCTAAGAATTCAGTAATTCTTTGCGCCGTTACGATTTGTCCTTTGTGTGGACGAATATAATGTATCAATTCATTAAATGGCTCAATTCTTCCATCAAAACCTTCTAAAGAAATTGTTCCAATTAAATCTGCCAAATAAGAATATTTATAAGCTTTAATTAAAATATGAGCTCCATAAGCACTCATAAACTGAGTTCCGTTTAATAAAGCCAAACCTTCTTTTGACTGTAAAACGATTGGTTCCCAGTTAAAATGTTTTAGAACCTCAGCAGAAGCTACTTTTTTTCCTTCAAAAAGAACAATTCCTTCTCCAATTAATGGTAAAGATAAATGTGCTAAAGGAGCTAAATCTCCAGAAGCTCCAAGCGAACCTTGGGTATATATTATTGGAAGAATATCATTATTATAAAAATCAACTAATCGCTGCAATGTAATTAACTGAACGCCAGAGTGCCCATAACTTAAAGATTGAATTTTAAGCAACAACATCATTTTTACGATTTCAGCAGGAACTTCCTCTCCTGTTCCGCAAGCATGAGATTTTACTAGATTTTCCTGAAGTTTAGATAAGTTTTCATTAGAAATTTTTACACTATATAAAGATCCAAAACCAGTATTAATTCCATAGATTGGCGCTGTGTGTGTTGCCATTTTTTTATCTAAATAATCACGGCATTTCTGAACGTTCACTTTAGCTTCTTCAGATAATTCAAGCATTTTATTATTGCCTAAAATCTCTTGTAATGTTTCTAAAGTTATAGTTTCAGTACTTATATAATGGATCTCTCTCATGACGTTTTTCAATTTAAGACGTCAAAATTCAACAAATCAATATTAAAAAGCAACATTTTATCACAATAATTAAAATTTCACTAAATGGAATTCCGCGCTTTTAATTTATTCTTAATACAGAACATCTCGGTTTTTTAGTCTTTTTTAGCAGTTTTTCATTAAAATCCAACTCTTTACAAAGAAAGAATCCACAAAAAATACCTCTTTAAATATATCAAAACCTCAAATTAGCATATCGAATTTTAACAAATACTCAATATTGAATTATCGGAATTTGAATTATTAAAATATTCGCAAAAAGGCAATAAGGGTTTTTAATCCTACTTAAAAACTGTACTTTTGAAAAATCAAAAATGAAAAGTAACAGCACAAAATATCAATCTACAATGACAACTCCAACTCGAGTTGCAATTGCTGCTACCATTATTTCTACTACAACAACTACTACCCCTTAGGGGTATACAATTTTACATATAATCCTAGGTTACCTATACTTTTTTCATGAAAGAAGAGAGTTATTGGATACATAAAAAACATTTAAAAAGAAAAAAAGTTGCTGTTTTCAGTTTCAGTTCACAGTTGATAATCTTTGAACATCTGTTACTCAAAAATTTTGCAACTCATTAAAAATATCACAAAAAATGAAAGTATTAAAATTTGGCGGAACTTCGGTAGCCAATGCTCAAAATATAAAACTCGTTCTTGAAATTGTTAAACAAAAAGCACAACAAGATCAATTAGTTGTTGTTGTTTCCGCTTTAAGTAAGGTAACAGATTTATTGCAATCTGCAGCGGCAAAAGCGGCAGCAAACGACGAAAGCTTTAGAGATGTTGTTGCTGAAATCGAGAAAAAACACCTTGACACGCTGAAAGAATTAATTCCTGTTAGTGAGCAAAGCAGTTTGTTGAGTCACGTAAAAAGAATCATCAATCATTTAGAAACTTTATTAGATGGTTGTTTCTTATTGGGTGAATTATCGCCAAGAACTGCCGACACTATTTTGAGTTTTGGAGAATTACTTTCTTCTTTTATTATTGCGAAAGCTTACCAGCAAATTAATAGCGACGCTGTTTACAAAGATAGCCGTGAATTAATTAAAACAGATAATAACTTCGGAAAAGCAACTGTAAATTTCGAAGTTTCAAATCAATTAATAAAAGAGTATTTTGCTGAGAATAAATCTAAAATCAATATTCTTCCTGGATTTATTGCGCAGACTTTAGACGGAATCACTTCGACTTTAGGGCGTGGAGGTTCTGATTATACTGCCGCGATTATCGCAGGCGCACTTGATGCTGAACAATTGGAAATCTGGACAGACGTAAACGGAATGTTTACTGCTAATCCTAAAATTGTAAAACAAGCACAACCAATTGCGAATATTTCTTATCAAGAAGCGATGGAATTATCGCATTTTGGTGCTAAAGTTTTATATCCTCCAACAATTCAGCCAGTTTTAAGAAAAAACATTCCGATTTTAATTAAAAATACTTTTGAGCCAGAAGCTGTAGGAACTTTAATTTCAAATCAAATTTCATCCAATGATACTGTTGTAAAAGGAATCAGCCATATTGATCATATTTCTTTATTAACACTTGAAGGCCCAGGAATGATTGGAGTTGCAGGTTCTTCTAGACGTTTGTTCGAAGTATTGTCTCAGGAAAAAATCAACGTTATTTTTATTACTCAGGCGTCTTCTGAACATTCTATTTGTATCGGAATTTTAAATTCTGATGCTGAAAATGCTGAAAATGCAATTAACAAAGCTTTTGAGATTGAAATTTCGCAAAACAAAATCGATCCTTGTTATGTAGAAAAAGACCTTTGCATTATTGCTTTGGTGGGTGAAAACATGAAAAATCACCAAGGTCTAAGCGGAAGAATGTTCAGTACTTTAGGAAAAAACAACGTAAACATTCGTGCGATTGCGCAAGGTGCTTCTGAAAGAAATATTTCGACAGTAATTAACGAAAGAGACGTTAAAAAAGCGTTGAATACTTTACACGAAAATTTCTTCGAAGAAAACACAAAACAGCTCAATTTATTTGTAATGGGAGTTGGAAATGTGGGAGAAAAATTCATCGAGCAAATTCATAGCCAAAAGAAATTCTTAAAAGATAATTTAAAAATAAATGTTCGCGTAATTGCTTTATCAAACTCAAGAAAAATGATTTTTGATGAAGACGGAATTTCTCTAAAAAATTGGGATTCCGCTTTAAGCGAAGGCGAACCAGCAAGTATCGAAGAATTCATCAAAAAAGCAAAAGAACTGAATTTACGTAACAGCATTTTTGTTGACATTACAGCAAATGCAACAGTTTCTGAAGCTTACGAGAAATTCTTAAAAGAAAGTATTGCCGTTGTAACTTGCAACAAAATTGCTTGTTCTTCTGCTTACGACAATTATAAAAAACTAAAAAGTTTATCTCGCCAATACAACGCTCCGTTTTTATTTGAAACGAATGTTGGCGCGGGATTGCCAATTATTGATACAGTAAAAAATCTGATTGCATCTGGAGATAAAGTGCATAAAATTCAAGCGGTTTTATCGGGAAGTTTGAACTTTATTTTCAACAATTTTGACGAAAACAATTCTTTTCACGATGTGGTAAAAGAAGCTGGAGTTCAAGGATTCACAGAACCAGATCCAAAAATTGACTTAAGCGGAATTGACGTAGCTCGTAAAATCTTAATCTTAATTCGCGAAAGCGGTTACGAAATGGATATTGACGCCATTGCAAACGAATCGTTCCTGCCAGCAGAATGTTTAGTAACAACAAACAACGAAGATTTCTTCGCATCGTTAATCAAACACGCTTCTCATTTTGAAGGTATTTATAAAGAAGCTTTAGTCAAAGATTCAAGGTTGAAATACGTTGCTCAATTCGAAAACGGAAAAGCAAGCGTAGGTCTGCAATTCATCCCGAAAGATCATCCTTTTTACAATTTAGAAGGAAAAGACAATATCGTGCTTTTCTACACAGATCGTTACGTAGATCAGCCTTTATTAATAAAAGGAGCCGGAGCTGGTGCAGCAGTAACAGCATCAGGAATTTTTGCTGACGTTATTAGAATAGGAAATATCTAAAGAGGAACAAAGGCTCAAAGGTGCAAAGGGACAAAGTTAAAAACCTTTGAACCTATGAACCTTTGCCACTATGAACCTTTAAAACAATAAGTAGTAAAGCCTCTGAACCTTTGAGCCTTTGCCACTCTGAACCTTTAAAAAGAAATGGAAATTAAACTATTTTGCCCAGCAACTATCGCCAATCTCTCATGCGGATTTGACGTACTTGGACTTTGCTTAGACAATGCGGGCGATGAAATGATTGTTCGAAAAGTCGATCAAAAAGGAGTTCGAATCACTAAAATTGTCGGTGCCGATTTGCCTTTAGAAACCGAGAAAAACGTTTCTGGAGTGGCGGCTTTGGCCATGCTTGAAACTTTAGGCGAACTGGATTTTGGATTTGAAATCGAAATTTATAAAAACATAAAAGCTGGAAGCGGAATCGGAAGCAGTGCTGCAAGTTCTGCCGGAGCGGTTTTCGGAATTAATGAATTATTGGGAAAACCGTATTCTCGTAAAGATTTGGTTCAGTTTGCGATGCAAGGCGAAAAATTAGCCAGCGGAAACGCGCACGCCGACAACGTTGCTCCTGCCCTTTTAGGCGCTTTTACTTTGGTAAGAAGTTATTCGCCTTTAGATATTATTAGAATTGATAGCCCAGAGGAATTGTACGCAACAGTTGTTCACCCGCAAATTGAGTTAAAAACGTCTGATGCACGTTCGGTTTTAAAGCAAAACGTTTCCCTAAAAAGTGCTATTACGCAATGGGGTAACGTAGGCGGATTGGTTGCTGGTCTTTACACTAAAGATTACGATTTAATAGGAAGATCACTTCACGACGAAATTGTTGAACCTGTACGAAGCGTTTTAATTCCAGGTTTTGATCAAATCAAACAAACGGCTTACGAAAACGGCGCTTTAGGTTCTGGAATTTCAGGTTCTGGCCCATCGATTTTCGCTTTAAGCAAAGGAAAAGAAACCGCCGAAAAAATCGCAAAAGCCATGAGCGACGTTTACGAAAAAATGAATTTACCGTATGAAATTCACGTTTCGAAGATTAATCCAGACGGCGTCCGCATTTTGTAGAAAAGTATTAAGTACGAAGAATTAAGTATTAAGACAAAGCTTGTCAGGCTGAGCGGAGTCGAAGCTCCCGCAAAGCATACACACAATACATAACCGTGCAGTTTGTCATTTCGACGAAGGAGAAATCTCCACAAGAAGCTCGACAAAGATTGGATTAACGTTGCGGAGTTACTTGCGAAGATTTCTCGTTCCTCGAAATGACAAGAGAGCCGAATAATAATTATTGAAATTTTAAATAAAAAGCTATACGCAACATTAGGAAAGAGCCTAAAGCCTAAAGCTTACTGCCTAAAGCAATAAAAAAATGAAATACTACAGTTTAAACCATAATGCCCCAAAAGTTTCTTTTCAAGAAGCTGTTATACAAGGATTAGCAACTGACAAAGGATTATATTTCCCAGAAAGCATAACACCGCTTGATCCTTCTTTTTTTGATAAAATCGAAAGTTTAAGCCATGAAGAAATTGCTTTTGAAGCGATTAAACAATTTGTTGGTGACGAAATCCCAGCAGAAAAACTAAAAGAAATTATTGCCGAAACTTTAGTTTTTGATTTTCCGGTGGTGAAAGTCGAAAACGGAATCTATTCGTTAGAATTATTTCACGGGCCTACAATGGCGTTTAAAGACGTTGGAGCGCGTTTTATGTCACGTTGTTTGGGTTATTTCAATAAAGACAAAAAAGATGCTAAAAACACTGTTTTAGTTGCCACTTCTGGAGATACAGGCGGAGCCGTTGCGAGCGGATTTTTAGGTGTTGACGGCGTTGATGTTGTCATTTTATATCCATCAGGAAAAGTAAGCGATATTCAGGAAAAACAATTGACGACTTTAGGGCAAAACATTAAAGCGCTTGAAGTGGACGGCGTTTTTGATGATTGCCAGGATATGGTAAAAAAAGCGTTTTTAGATGAAACTTTAGCACATAAAAACCTGACTTCTGCAAACTCAATTAATATTGCGCGCTGGTTACCGCAAATGTTTTATTTCTTCTTTGCTTACAAAGCCTTGAAAAGCCAAAACAAACCTTTAGTTTTCTCTTGCCCAAGCGGAAACTTCGGGAATATCTGCGCGGGAATTATGGCAAAGAAATTAGGTTTGCCAATTGAGCATTTTGTAGCCTCTACAAACGTAAACGACACGGTACCAAGATTCTTAGAAAACGGAAAATACGATCCAAAACCTTCTAAAGCAACAATCTCTAACGCAATGGACGTTGGAAACCCAAGTAACTTTATTAGAATTCAGGAATTATACAATAATGACTTAAAAGCTTTCGAAAAAGATTTCTCTTCTTATAGTTATACTGATGAAGAAACGCTTGAAGCTCTAAAGAAAATCTACAAAACAGACGGTTATATCGCAGAACCACACGGCGCTGTTGGATATTTAGGTTTGAAAAAAGAATTGGAAAAACATCCTAACGCAATTGGTATTTTCTTAGAAACGGCGCATCCTATTAAGTTTTTAGATGTTGTTGAACCTGCTTTAGGAATTTCACTTCCTATTCCTGCTCAAATTGAGAGTGTTATTAATGAGGAGAAAGTTAGTGTTAAGATTGCGAGTTATGAGGAGTTGAAGAGTTTCTTAGGGTAACATTTTATAAAACATCATATACAAAACGACTGGGATTTATTTCAGTCGTTTTTTTATTGCATTACACTAAATTATCTTGAGTTAGCAAATAAAAATTTCAAGTACGGAAATCCGTAAAAATTGGCAATAAAAAATACATATATTTGAAAAGTAAGAAAACGAAATAAATTTTCACTTATCTACCCGAATTTAAGTGTGCATGCGAAGGTTTGTTTCTCATACACATGAGTTGTGCGTTATTTAAGAGTATTACATCTTCAAATTTGACAATCAGCTGACTACAAAGTAATTATTTAAATGCAAAAAACTGGTAAATTATGACCATACAGAAAATGGAAAAAATAAAACTAAGTTTAGATATAGGAATTACTTTTTTTGGGGTATTAGCAGCATTATTTGCAGTATTAAGTCTTATTTACGGCTCAAAAATTGACGCTGTAAAAAAAATTGAAGAAGAACGTTTGAAAAGTAAGATTGCTGAATCGAATGCTTCCGCTCAAAAAGCTAAAGAAGAAGCTGCCAATGCATTAGTTAGTGCAGCTAATACAAATGAAAGAGCAAAAAAACTTGAATTAAAAGTAGAAGAACAAAAGGAAAAAACAGCTAACGCAGAGAAGGAATTAATAATTTTAAAGGATAAAATAAAACCTAGAAGTATACCTACGCAGAATGTAAATAAATTAATAGCTGAATTAAAAAAACTCTCCAATAAAGAAATTCATATTTCAAGTTCTCTTGGGGATGGTGAAGGTGCAACTTATGCAACCCAATTCAAAAATCTATTTGAGTTTGCAGGATGGAAAGTCAATTCTGGTATCGGATTTTCCACTTACACAGGGGTTGGGGTCTATTTATTAACCAAAAATAAAAATGACACCGAAGCTATAAAAATAAAGAAAATATTTAATGCATCCGATATACACTTCCAAGAACAGATAATGGAAGAAGGAACTAAATTACAAATTTTTATTGGCTCAAAAAATAGTCAAGATTTAGACTCTAATTAAAACAGTAGTAATAAACAACGCACAACTTGCTATACGAAATATTACAATCGTTATGCGAAGTCTCCCAACTTCATACACGTTCCGATTAATCTCTGGCTAGCTAGAGCGTTCCGCCCCGCTCTACGAAGTGTTCTTAATTATTTGCAAGGATCGCTGTGCGAAGTCTCCCGACTTCGTACCCGTTCCAATTATCCACAAAGTAAAGTAACAATAGGAACGGAATAGTTGCGGGTACGAAGTCGGGAGACTTCGCACAGCATCTACTAATCTATTATTTCTTCGTTCCCAACAAATATAAAATCTACGCAGGTCCTGATTTCCTCGCTCTACGAAGTGTTCTTAATTATTTGCAAGAATCGCTGTGCGAAGCCTCCTGACTTCGTACCCGTTCCAATTATCCACAAAGCAAAAGTAACAATAGGAACGGAATATAGTTGCGGTTACGAAGTCAGGAGACTTCGCACAGCATCTACACAGCATCTACTTTACTAATCTATTATTTCTTAGTTCCAAAAAATATAAAATCTACGCAGGTCCAGATTTCCTCCGCTAGCGCAAGCGTCCCGCTCGTGAACACAAAGTAATCAAAAGCCAATTGGAACGTTTACGAGCGAGACGCTTGCGCTAGCAAATACCGCTTATTATTTTTTTATATCTTTAAAAAATCTAATAACACACCCAAATTCTATGAAAAAGATATTACTTTCATTTCTTTTAGTTGGATTTTTAACTGCCTACTCTCAGGAATCAAAACCAAAAGTTACTCCTACACCTCCAATTGCAAAAGAAGAAAACTCTCCTTCTAATCTTACTTTTAATCCAGATTATCAAGTCGTAACCAATCATACCACAACAATAAAAGGTCAAAAAGTTTCGTACAAAGCCACAACAGGAACTATGCCTGTTTGGGATGAAGATGGAAAAGCAATTGCGGGATTATTTTATACATACTATGAGCGTTCTGATGTAAAAGATCGCGATTCTCGCCCTTTAGTGATTTCATTTAATGGCGGTCCTGGTTCTGCTTCGGTTTGGATGCAGATTGCTTATACAGGTCCAAGTTTATTAAATATTGATGATGAAGGATATCCTTTGCAACCTTACGGAATAAAAGAAAATCCTTATTCGATTTTAGATGTTGCTGATATCGTTTTTGTAAATCCGGTTAATACAGCTTATTCAAGACCTACAAGCAAAGAAATCCCTAATTCAAAATTCTTTGGCGTAAATGCCGACATTAAATACCTAGCCGATTGGATCAATGGTTTTGTAACTCGATCGAATCGTTGGGCTTCACCAAAATATCTTATTGGCGAAAGTTATGGCACTACTCGAGTTTCGGGATTAGCGCTTCAATTGCAAAACAATCAATGGATGTATCTTAACGGAGTAATTTTAGTATCTCCAACAGATTTAGGAATAAGCCGTGGAGTTGTTTCTGATGCCGCTCTTAAATTGCCTTATTTTGCTGCTACGGCTTGGTATCATAAAATGCTAAGTCCAGACCTTCAAAACAAAGATTTAACGGATATGCTGCCAGAAGTAGAAAATTTCACCATAAACGAGCTTCTTCCTGCATTGAGTAAAGGAGGTTCTTTAGAAGAACAAAAAAGAAAGGAAATTGCCACTAAAATGGCACGCTATTCTGGTATTTCAGAAAAAGTTATTTTGCAAAACAATCTAGACGTTCCTTATGATTATTTCTGGAAAGAATTGTTAAGAGATCAAGGTTTTACGATTGGAAGACTTGATTCAAGATACAAAGGAATTGACCGCAAGGATTCTGGAGAAAGCGTTGATTTTAATGCCGAACTTACTTCTTGGTTGCATTCGTTTACGCCTTCTATCAATCTGTATCTGCGCAATAATTTGAATTATAAAACTGATTTTAAATACAATATGTTTGGTTCTGTACATCCTTGGGACAGATCTAATGATAAAACAGGAGAAAATCTAAGACAGGCGATGGCACAAAATCCTTATTTGCATGTAATGGTGCAATCTGGATATTATGACGGTGCTTGCGATTACTTTAATGCAAAATATGATTTATGGCAAATGGATCCAAGCGGAAGACTAAACAATAGAATGTCATGGAAAGGTTACAGAAGTGGTCATATGATGTATTTAAGAAAAGCCGATTTAGAAACTGCAAATGAAGACATCAGAACATTTATAAAGCAATCGTTGCCTAAACCGAGCGAACCTGCAAAATATTAAGTATAATTTCTTTGTCCACAACAAATACAAAATCAATAGCCTCCAGCTTTAGCTGGAGGTTTGTTTTTAAATTAAATTCGACTTTAGCCAAAAAAAGTTAAAGATTAGGCTGAAGCCATTTTTCTAATGTAATTTTGTTCTATATAATTTTATAAAATACATTTCATTTTAATACCTAATGATTACAAAAGCATTACTCGAAGACATTCCAGCATTAACAACTTTAATAAATTCAGCCTACAGAGGCGAAACCTCTAAAAAAGGCTGGACAACCGAAGCGCATTTACTAGAAGGAAAAAGAACCGATGAAGAGGAAATGACCGAAATCTTTCTTGATCCAAAAAATACGATTCTGAAATTTACAGAGAATGACAAAATCATCGGTTCGGTTTTGTTGGTAGAAAAAGGAAATCAATTGTATTTAGGAATGCTGACCGTTTCGCCAGAACTTCAAAATAGTGGAATCGGGAAAAAGCTTTTGGCCGAAGCCGAAAATCATGCTAAAGCACTTGGTTTATCTAGTATCATTATGACGGTCATTTCGGTTCGTGAAGAACTTATTGCGTGGTACAAACGTCACGGTTATGTTGACACAGGCGAAAGAGAAGCTTTTCCTGAAAGTGAAATTCATGTTACGGTTTCTGATGAACCTTTGGAGTTTATTTATTTGGAGAAAAAGATTTAATAAGGTTCAGAGGAACAGAGGTGCAAGGGGACAAAGGTTTTCTGTAGAGACGAACTGAAGTGCGTCTTTTTTATGCCACAGATTAAAAGGATTAAAATGATTTTATCGCAATATTGTCATTTCGACGAAGGAGACCCGAGCAAAAGCGAATAGGCGAAGTAAATCTCCGCAAGTAACTCGACAAAGATTGGATTCTCGTTGTGGAGTTACTTACGGAGATTTCTCCTTCGTCGAAATGACAAGATTGGGGATAATAGCATAAATCAAATCCTTTGTTCCTTTGCAACTATATCTTTTTAACCTACTACAAAACAAGTTCTGTAAACAAACGTTGAATCGTCTTCTCTAAATCTTGAGTCAAACCCGGATGAGGTCTTGAAGTTTGAATTGCAGAACTTCGAATTGCCGTTAACCATCTAAATCTTTCAGGAATTTCAAATTCTGCAATTGGACCACCGTCTTTGGCTCCGCTTGCGATTTTTTCTAGTGAAGTTAAATTGCATTCTAATTGTTCGATATCGAAATCGGCAGAAAGTGCTTGTATTTTTTCTTTATTTAAATGAAAAAGAACTTTTATAAATTTGGCTTTTTTGCAAAACAAAATGATTCCGATATTCAGGAATTCTTCGCGCTCTACCCTTGGCACAACACGAATAACAGCATATTCGTATAAGTGATTATCTTGCATTTTGAGCCTGATTTACAAATATTTCTGAATTCTCTAATCTTGTTTTTAAAAACTGTAAATAAACGTTTCGCAATCCTTCTGGCGTTTCGTCTGCGTCTTCCCACTGAAGCCAATCTTCTGGAATCGTATTTACAATTTCTTCTAAAATTTCTGGTGTTAAAATCGCTTTAAACTCGGCATCGACTTCTTTTAAAAGCGAAGCTTGTGGCAATAAAACGTGATCTTTAATCAATGCAAACGGACTTTTAGCATGTTGTTCCCAATTGTTCCAAGAATGATGAAAATACAAACACGCTCCATGATCAATAAGCCATAATTCTTTATGCCAGATCAACATATTGGTGTTTTTGAAAGTTCTGTCTACGTTGGTAATATATGCATCGAGCCAAACAATTTGCGACGCTAATTTTGCATCGACAGTTGTAACCGCAGGATCAAAAGTTATTGCTCCCGATAAAAAGTGAAGCGCCAAATTTAATCCCTGACTTCCTTGCAGTAAATCCTGAATTTCTTCGTCGGCTTCGGTTCTTCCGAAAGCTTCATCGAGGTTTGCGAATACTAATTCTGGTAATTGCAGTTTTAAAGCTTTTGCTATTTGCCCGCCTACTAATTCGGCTATAAGAGCTTTTACACCGTGTCCAGCTCCTCTAAATTTTAATACGTATTTAAAATCGTCATCGGCTTCTGCCAAAGCGGGTAAAGAACCGCCTTCACGCAGTGGCGTTATATATCGCATGACGTTTACCGTTCTGAGATCGAAGTTTTTCATTTTTAAAAGATTCTAAGATGCTAAGAAACTGAGTTGCTAAGTTTCTAATCTTTGATGTTACAAACTTACGAATTTAGATTTCTGATTTTAGAGTTTAGATTTTAGATTTTTTTTTATTGGGATGAGATTTTTTAACGCAGAGAGCACAGAGATTTTTCGCAAAGTGCGCTAAGTTTTTGAGGT from Flavobacterium sp. YJ01 carries:
- a CDS encoding HipA family kinase is translated as MKNFDLRTVNVMRYITPLREGGSLPALAEADDDFKYVLKFRGAGHGVKALIAELVGGQIAKALKLQLPELVFANLDEAFGRTEADEEIQDLLQGSQGLNLALHFLSGAITFDPAVTTVDAKLASQIVWLDAYITNVDRTFKNTNMLIWHKELWLIDHGACLYFHHSWNNWEQHAKSPFALIKDHVLLPQASLLKEVDAEFKAILTPEILEEIVNTIPEDWLQWEDADETPEGLRNVYLQFLKTRLENSEIFVNQAQNAR